Genomic DNA from Dysidea avara chromosome 10, odDysAvar1.4, whole genome shotgun sequence:
ttgctaatcaacaaaatatataaataaagctcagcaacacttcacttttcatctcccactgcattaaaaacgattgggatactctaataagaGTAGTCAAAGCCTACAGCTTATATGGTCACAATCTTTGCCCTATAGCCAgtaatagctacgtatgtagcgGATAATGTATGGGAACTACAAACAGTGCCTGTGTGGTAGGTTGGCTGGAGagattacaaaaataatttaaggttgctaggggcaacggccTTGTGCGCCTGTAATCCATAGCTACCCTCTAGTGTAGGCGGAGGCGCTTCTGAATGCTGACATGAAATCGAAATACACTAGTCTCACCACTAAATCGATCAAACATTACAAACAGAAACCCGAACAGAAAAGTATAATTAGACCAGCCATCCTTTGTTCGTAGCTACGTATTGATTATCGTGGAGTTCAGTGAGGATACGTTGACAGCGTCGAGATGCCAGAACTTCGTATTTTCTACGACCTACTCTCCCAGCCAAGCAGAGCTGTTGTTTTGTTTCTAGAAGGCAACAAAATCCCTTATGAATCCGTGGTGATCAGTCTAACAGAAGGTACctgatagctatatagctacaacgTAATTTAGCTACGCTTTCGATCTCGCCTCCGAGCGCTCGCCTAGCACTCACACATGCCAGATATAGCGCTCAGCCATGccagatatatatatagtctGATACGAACGGAATGAATGAGAAGTATAATTAGGGCGCTCGGGGTACGGTGTGTTAGTTTGTGTGGTAAGGCAACCTTGCTTTCATCGGATTGTTTCAGTGATGTGCTCCGGCGCGCTACGGTGAGGTCACTGAGGTGATCGTACATGCTGAAGTAGCTACATGTGGATTTTTAAAACCGGGTGCGTGTCCGTGGGCGTGCCTGATTTACTGAAATTGTCAAGTTTCGTGTGTTTGTGTAGCTCTATTtttgtttgtccgtacgcaccgtACGTGAGCAAAAACGTTTAAAATGATAAGAAGCAGCCAGCTAGGgtgtaagaattgaaagcttGAAATTAAGTCTCCATGTACACACATTCTCGGCAGCCTGAAATACGGGTATATGgcgactcttcatatacttcGTGAAAGGTATTCCCTTTCGGTCTATTTGAAAGGGGGCGTTACCCACCTAGCGTTAGCTCATACCCGCCGCGTACTTACGCGAaagaaaatgaagggcagcctcacGAGGCTTTCTCTATCATACAATTCAAGAGGTCCGCAACAAACTGAAAATCTCGTACTGTACCGGGAATTTTAGTTTCatttgaaaattgtgttttttgCGAAATGTCAACAAGTTTAAAAACAACGTGATTATATCACGCAAAACGCCTGTtttcaaacggaactgaaatcTCCGATCTTGAAATCTTTACTGAGGCAACCATGCAGTTTGTCGTTATTTAAGAGATAATGATTTAATTATGTAGTGTATTGTTGTTTGTgtgcagggctccactgaaaatcagtgttcACCCCCTGTTAAAATACCGGTTAGAAATCTCTGAAATTAAAACCTGAAATTTTTAAAGTTTCCGGAAATTTTCGGATACGCGGATATTACACGAGCATAGATTATAATCCCACTCACAGTGGGATTAATAATCTATGACATATGACACAAGGCACTAGCTACACCCATTTTTTGTAATTGAGTCTTGAAATCTTTTAAATCTTCACCAGAATCTTGAAATCTTGGGCAAAATCtaaagatttcaaaatctcATAGGCAATTTTGCATGGTTTCGGACCCCTTGATACAATTTGCATCACTATAAAACATACTTCTGCATGTAATTTGCAGGTTTGTGATAGTTACGCTTCCTAAACAATGTAATTACTGAATTataataattcatgaattacaagaATATGCTAAATTGCAGTATGATTTTCTAGCTGAATGAATTAGTCTTGTCACTGAACACAGACTATGACTTTTGTATTGTCATTTGGTTGAGAAAAAAAAAGGATCataataacaagttgatgttatgtcacttctaaaaaccaggtgcccatgcagttaataccatcccattctaactaaataggcaattaatcaaccatgtatataatttagtttatattcatgtTATTGCCATTATTGATTCATAGTCTTGTCAACACAGactgtattttttcttttgtcatttggtcagAAAAGTAATAACgtgaatataaactaaattatatacatggttgattaattgcctatttagttAGTATTAACTGGGTATTTGTAAACAGTATGTGTTGGTATTTCACAGGCGCTCACATCAAGAATGAAGATCTTGGGAAGGTGAATCCTCGTAGAACCATTCCTGCAATGGATGACAATGGATTTTATTTGTCAGAAAGGTAACGCCTTGAAGAACACCTACACTTTTTAAAGAGGGAAATAGGAGTGTTGCTTTGAGATAAAGGAAGTCTATATGCTTGCTTACCAGCTCTATTTCTTTTTAGTGGAGCTATTCTAAGATACCTTGTAGCAAAGTGCAAAGTTCCTGACCACTGGTATCCCAGCAAACCAGAGGATCGTGCCAGAATAGATGAATATCTGGAGTGGAATGACTCAAACATCAGGGCTGGAGCCATGGGCTTCTTCTATTACAAGGTTCTCTTTGATATAATCATATTGGAGAATAACTGTGTGTAATTAAATTCATTGCTTGAATGAGGTTAATGGTAAAGTCAATTACAAGTCATATAAACATCCTGTCATGTGCTAGCACATACAGTTTACAGTATGACTCAGTTCTATGGTTACTGTCACTATGTATGTGTAAAGCAGGTCAGGTT
This window encodes:
- the LOC136269081 gene encoding glutathione S-transferase theta-1-like, whose amino-acid sequence is MPELRIFYDLLSQPSRAVVLFLEGNKIPYESVVISLTEGAHIKNEDLGKVNPRRTIPAMDDNGFYLSESGAILRYLVAKCKVPDHWYPSKPEDRARIDEYLEWNDSNIRAGAMGFFYYKFARPKVFGLPADVAKAEEGKEKLEKAIATFENYFLSRGKFIGGDDISIADLKPLCELTQISMTDYKPYQDGSKVDVWMKNCKERLGPAYDKAHQFVSDAIEQGLFKSNN